CAGGTCTTTGGAGGGTGGCAGGCAGCTGTTGGACCAAAGTCGTTAGTGCAAATGGACTCCCCAATTTGTGGTGacttaaaacacataaaaattttcACAGTCATTTAAAGAAAGTCACTCCTTTTGAAGGAAAGACCTGAAAGATGAtttccgggggtgggggagggggaagcctTAGAACGTGTTTCAGAGTTTGTCATTCAAAAATTTAGTCTAAATATTCAACCAGTGATTTTTGTagtccaaaataaataaaacaacagttTAGGTCTGTAGGAAACAAACTGCACAGAGAAGAATTCTGTTCTTTATATgtgaaacgtgtgtgtgtgtgtatatatatgtatatatatatatatatatatatatatatatatatatctgtcttGGCAAAAATTCTATTCTGATCAAAATACAAATTCACATATTCAATTTGTTCTAATCTAATGTTATtggcagggattttttttaaagttctctaactcaaaaataatttttcaaaactgcatctttaaaaagaacacaaaatgaCTAAAGAAAAGCTAGTATAGAAAAAACTTTTGTTGAGACAATTGAAAAAATCCACAGGTACCTGCTCCTCACTTCAGTCTTCACTCAACCTTTCTCCCAGGCGTCTCTCCTGACTGGAGGGGGCTGGGACCACGTGGGCACCAGCCTGGCCTTTCTGATGTGACCAGCTGCCATAATGGGAAAGGAATAACCATGGCCAGTTACAGCCAGGTAGGCCAGTTTGCATGTTCCTTCTTTGTTCTGTGATGTTATGATGCCAGGGGATGGTTGGGGTACAGATATCCAGTGCTCACTCAGTCCATGTTCTACTGGGGACATTTCGGCAGCCTCGGTGCTCAATCtttacattgtcttttttttaatctacctaAATTATAGAGACTTTTTAGTACAGTAAGTTTAAGGTTGTCCCTAACAATCGAGCAGTAAATTTAGCCTACtaattacttttttctcttctgccttaataatagtagttaacatttactgaaggTTTATTTGTGCCAGGAGTTGTTCTGAGTTCTTTAAATATGTTAGTTTATGTCGTCGGCACTCAAATAATGAATTCCATGAGTCAGATGCTCTTTATTGTCTCCACTTACCAAGATGTGGAAACCCAGGTCCAGGGTTCCAAAACCCCACCCAGTCAGGCTCTATTGCCTTAAACTCTAGATTTTAAACCCCACATTATTCTGTTATTAAAAAGGCAGGCCACACGAAATGATTCTGTTTAGCAGTtgattgtattttaaagaaaacaaaaacaactttaaagAACACTTTCTACTCATTGTACGCATTCTATACAGGTATGAATTCATTTGGTCTTTGCGCCGGTCCTGTGCGATAGgcacattattattaccattgtgTGGGAaaggaaattgagacacagagaggttgagtagcTTGCCCATGGTCACCCAGCTAGAATGAGAGAAATTCAGGGTGAGGGTGCGTGTGCCAATTGTTGTCACTGTTTTAACATTCTAGTCCGGCTGTTGCTGTTCGCCTTTGAACGAATTATTCCATCTTTCTAATTCTTAGCAACCTCACTGATAAAGGACAGGGGTTGATTAtgatctcccacaaaccctgcaAAGTGACATTGAAAAAAACCTTGTTTATGCTGGTCTGAAGATTTGAATGCGAACTCCAGCTTTTAACTGGCTGTGCATTCTAACACTTCTCCGAATAGCCCGAAGAATGGTTTCTAGAAAAGGATTCTGCAGGACtctaaaaatgtagaaaatattttgatggtCTCCAGAAATGTCAGCTTCAGCTCAGCATCTGCCAGTGGGTACAGATAATCCCCAGCTCTGtgtaaatcctggctctaccatttaATGGCTGTGTAACCCAGACAAGGGCTCCATTGTTCTGACCTCAGTGTCTCTGTCTGGaaagtggagataataacaaCCCCACCTCAACAGAGTTGAGTGAGGATTGAATGAAGAGTCATTGAGATAATATGTATACAGCACGTGGAACAGCACTTGGCCCACAGTGAGCAGTGAGTAAAAGTCCAGCCTTATTATTGTAGAAGATCTCTGCTCCTATGAAAGGGAAGGACTGTGAGTTACTACAGTGGTAACTGCAGAGGATTCCGTCTGAGGTCTGATGAAAGCCCAGCTCCTTCCAAGATTTGGGCTCATCTTTTACCTTCAGGGGAAACAAATCTAGTTGAATTGCTCAGTGGTTAAGATAGATGGGACTTGATACTGAGCTGAATTAGTTTTCCGAAGTTACTTaatttcaggaggcctgagttggaAGGCTCAAGTCCAGGTTGTGCTGCGCTAGGCGGGCGGGGACTTGGGGGTCAGAGGCTCCCAGAAGGGGATCAGTGTGAGctagaagtttttatttaatCTGATTAATACAATGAGGCAATCGGCATTGTTAAGTTGAATCAATAAGTTGGACTGAATTTTCTTAAGTTCGTAAGGTATATTCTGCACGCCACTCTTTAGTTAAACTGAGAGGTACCGGCTTCATTATTTGCTAAAAGTCTTACAGTGCATTCTCTGATGACTAGTAACAGCATTTTAGAGCACTAGaacctgtttttcattttaaacagcTCATCAGACTGTCTCAGTATATAAGTTGCCCAGTATGCAAGgtaatggagaagaaaaacttggaatatttttataagtgTGATAAAACAATTGTGAGTTGAAATTTAACACTACTTGGAGGTCTGATTATACTTGGCTTGTCACTCTTACTAGTGGAAACTCACTTTTGATATATAGAAGAGCCAGATAAATTAATCCACAGCTTTAAAGTGAATTATTAGCTTAATGAAAATCCAATCTGGGAATAAATTAGATCCTTTAAAAATTGATTACAGAATGTTACACTATACAGTAATTTATGAAGTAATGTATTCACTCTGCAAGTTGTGTGTACAAATATGATATGACtatatccaagaaaaacaaataccctaAATTTATTGGGTCACTGAGACTGGGAAGCTGTGAGTTGTTCATGGCTACACAGCTAGCAGATGCCAAAAGCTGGGGTCATCTTACTCTTAAATCTGCACTCTTTCCACTGCGCCCACTGCTTCACCATGGGGACCAATGTGACCACATCTTTGACtgattttccttgaaaaacagtATTTCAACCTCCTGCAAAGATAGCCTCAGTTGTGCTTAACTGGAGAACTTGTGTCCAAATGGCCGAGAGCAAGTAACACCATTCCCACGGTGCTCAGTTCAAACTCAGAGGAAAACGACATCAGAATGGAACACTAATTACTGTGTTTGTCTACTGTGCCTGAAAATGAACTGAGTTTTAACAAAATCAAGTGTAAACAATCTACCACATTATGAAAACATTACCTGTTAGCCTATGTAGGCCGTGGATTCAAGATCaagaatttaaaagcaaaaagcaaatagTCAACTCCAAGAGGATGAAAACAGAATATTAAGCCTGATGTTCTGTAAATTCATACTTGGAGGACTGTAGAAAATTACTGTTTATTTAATGTTTCATTCTATTTGAAAGAGAAACTCCCAGATGTCCAATTCCACCCTACatacaaaagttaaaaatattcttgATATTGATTGAGTGAGGATGGTGCTGAGCACTTTGGGAGAAAGTAACTACAATCACGGTAGCAATGTCATAGCACAGTATTTTAGATTTACCAGTTGAACTGTTGAGTGCTTTACATGTGTTGGAAGCATTAGTTCCACAGTGCAATGAGGCAATATTAAGTTTAACTGTTTGGAAACTTCTTTTATTACAAAAAGATTTTTTCATATTAATGCTATTTTTGATATAGGTGTGGTAATACTCAGTAAAGTATTGTGACTTTGCTAGAGTGAATTAAGGAATGTAACAGTCCACCCAGATGCTGGCCCCTTCCAGTCTCCAGTAGACACCCTAGTAGCAAAATGTAAatacccttttaaaaaataaagaggctTTTGGGCAGTTGGATGAGCAGAATGGGGTGAGGGAAGGAAAGTGCTCTTCCCGGACATACTCATGCTTTTGGCTTTGACTTCATCTAGTGATATCAGTTCTTAGAGAACTGAGGCAAACCCTTCTATGCTCTGCAAAAGCACAGGAGGAAAAAAGCTTGTCATTCACAAGCAGCTATGGGCAAAACCAGTGGCTGAGTACAGGGTAGGGAAATTagggaactaaaaaaaaaagttggagtaAAGTGCACAGTTACTGtcaaaaatagattattttgatcctaagaaaattaagagaattttATCTGATGAACTAGATTGCTGACCTTTTAATACATTTGGTTTTCATAGAACTTACAATCACCATCGGACATAAAAGACTAGTTTGcgctttaaaaaaattgcttggAGTTATTTATCTACAGGAATCTCGTGAACGCAATTCAAGACTAACATTCTGCAGCTCTTTGGGTAGTGGACGATTGCCTCGGACAAGTCCACAAGGACAGAGGGAACTGTGAAATTCACTGATCCAAGCGAGCATTTCCGCTATTTTCTCAGTCttaccttctccctccctctttccctaaATGCCAGTACTTTCCAGTTCTCCGTCCTCGACCCCTGAGGTGTGAGACCGGGAAATCATCAAGAGTTTTTCCTTGTTCGTAAACTGCCTCTGCACCGGCTGGGGGGGCTTGGCCGTGGGGGGTTCGTGGCTGGGATGCTCCCGGGGGCTCTGCTCTTCACCCTGGGCGGTGGCAGCCTCACCGTCCGGACTTTCACTGCCTGCCACGTCCACAGCCGACTCCAGGGAGGTGCCGGCCTCCCGCAGAGGGGTGTAGCCCTTATTGCCGCAGGACAGGTCAACCGACTGGGAGCTCGGTGAGTCCGGCCTGGCGAGGGGCGAGTATTGGGGTTGCAGAGCGGGcgaggaggaggcagctggggccGGAAGGCTCGAGTCCAGGTCTGCGCTGCGCGAGGCGGGCGGGGGCTCGGGGCTCGGAGGCGCCCGGTAGTCCGGGAGCCCGCTGGTGCTGCGGCGCCGCAGGGCCGCATACCTGCCGGTCCTGGGCAGGCGGCCGCCCTGCCCCCTGCTGGTGCGCGCCACCGCCGAGCCCGCGGGCTCCTCCAGCTCTCGGGGCGCCCAGCGCGCGCCGCGGAGATCGGTTAAGCTCAGGTCGAGCTCGCCCcgcgggatctcctgggagccgcGCTCCCCAGGCGGCCGCCGCCAGCCGCAGCTCGCGCTCTCTGTGTCCCCGTCCCCGTCGCGGTCGCCTTGCAGAGGCAGCAGTGCCAAGGCGCTCAGTGAGGAGCCCACGAGGGAGCTGGCGGTGCTTGGGCGCCCCCAGCTCTCAGGTGGGCTGTGGGGCGCGGGGCTGCTGCCGCTGCTGGCGGCCACGGtagcggcggtggcggcggctgcCTGGCGACGGCCGGCCACGCCCGAGCGCTCGCGGTAGATGCTGTACACGGCTTCCGCCAGGCTCGGCGGCTCCCGCGAGCAGTGCGGGGAGGAGGCCAGATCCGGCGGGGACGCGGTGCCCCGggtcccgccgccgccgccgccgccgcccccgcccagCGCCGCGTGGTGGGGCCATGCGCCCCTGGCCAGCATCGCAGCCGCCCCGAAGGCGTCCCCAGCGCTGCCACAGCCTCCGGGCTTCAGCTCCAGGCCCCGCGCCTGCACGTAGCTGAGGAAGCCGTTGAGCGGTGCGCCCCCGGGGGGCACTGCGGTGGGAGCGGAGGACGAGGAGGCGGCCGCGGCAGCCGCCAGGTCTTTGGCACGGAGGCTGTGCACGTCGATGACAGTGGAGTAGAGGTCCCTCAGGTTGATGATCTTGGTCTTCTTGTCCCGGTTCTCATGGAGCACGGCGTTGGCGCAAATGAAGAGGAAGATGCCGATGCCCATGATGAGGGGTCCAAAGACCTTGAGCTTGTCGGAGTGCAGGTAGCCAGAGAAGATGCGGAAGAAGAAACCCActgacgaggaggaggaggacgacgACGACGAAGAGGGGGCGGGGGACCGCGCTGGAGGCGTGCTCCTGGGCGCGCCCACGGAACTGGCATTGACACCGTCTGGAATCCCGGCGTGGTTCCTGGACCGGTTTTTACTGCCACTGCTGCTGTTGGTCATAGTTGGGGCGCGGTGGCCGCTGCCCGCGGGCGGCAGCTGCTTACCTCCCTCCCTGTTGGTCCCGTTGGCCTTGGGCCAGTAGCCCACCACGGCCATGGCTATGCCCACCAGCAGCACCAAGATCCCGCAGAGGGCGATGA
This genomic stretch from Camelus dromedarius isolate mCamDro1 chromosome 32, mCamDro1.pat, whole genome shotgun sequence harbors:
- the TMEM200C gene encoding transmembrane protein 200C produces the protein MIATGGLLRISARKQDPLRPPSQVPKRKRKAKKRRKNDVVVVKGKLKLCSISGLIALCGILVLLVGIAMAVVGYWPKANGTNREGGKQLPPAGSGHRAPTMTNSSSGSKNRSRNHAGIPDGVNASSVGAPRSTPPARSPAPSSSSSSSSSSSVGFFFRIFSGYLHSDKLKVFGPLIMGIGIFLFICANAVLHENRDKKTKIINLRDLYSTVIDVHSLRAKDLAAAAAASSSSAPTAVPPGGAPLNGFLSYVQARGLELKPGGCGSAGDAFGAAAMLARGAWPHHAALGGGGGGGGGGTRGTASPPDLASSPHCSREPPSLAEAVYSIYRERSGVAGRRQAAAATAATVAASSGSSPAPHSPPESWGRPSTASSLVGSSLSALALLPLQGDRDGDGDTESASCGWRRPPGERGSQEIPRGELDLSLTDLRGARWAPRELEEPAGSAVARTSRGQGGRLPRTGRYAALRRRSTSGLPDYRAPPSPEPPPASRSADLDSSLPAPAASSSPALQPQYSPLARPDSPSSQSVDLSCGNKGYTPLREAGTSLESAVDVAGSESPDGEAATAQGEEQSPREHPSHEPPTAKPPQPVQRQFTNKEKLLMISRSHTSGVEDGELESTGI